A segment of the Panicum hallii strain FIL2 chromosome 1, PHallii_v3.1, whole genome shotgun sequence genome:
GGACATGATATGTACAGTGGGTCGCCATGGACAGGAATGAAGAAGGCTTTTCTTTCTTAATTCTTTCTCCCCCTTTATTGATGATCCACAACAGCCAAGTAACTAGATTGGATCTAACCTAATAGATAGAAACTAAACCCTAGCTTATCTGTAATTGACTAAGTTAAGTGGTAAGCAATTAGTTATGTTACGGATGTGGACCTGCTGATAAGATAATGTAGGCTCTGTGGATTCACACATAATGGCTTGCATATCCATGCATATATTTTTTTTGCATATTCCATTATGTCAGGATACAAATCATTTGTGAAGCTAAAACCAGTCAGAGTGACATGAAGAACTTGGCTCTAGGAATTTTGATTCAAGCAAAGCAGGATTTGCAAATCTTCAACGAATAGCCCTTTTGTGTCCTCATTTTTGCAGGATCTTCCTTTTTATTTGGGAGAACCTAACATGATTTAGTGGCCTAATACCTAATTATTACTAAACAAGAATTTGATAGAATAACATAAATTGGTACAGCTTCGATAGATAATTGAGGTAGGGTTGGAAGCCAGACTCTACGTCAGGTTCATTTTCCTGTGCTGGCAGGCTTTGACAAGAATTTATGTGTACATGGGTTATTTGGTTACCTTATTATCCTATTTAAGTATTTGTTATTTCTGTGGCCTTGTCTCCGACTTCGGTAATTAGTTAATTACTACATATACTCTAAAGCCCCTCTTCTAGACAATCTTATTTTGAATGTTGTATGCCCATCCTTTTCAAAATGCAAGGCACGGTTTGATCTGGTGTGGTTTCCAAGACTACATTTTGACCATTAATAATATATTATACATTATATTGTTCAAGACTATAAAACTGAAATCAAATGGAAGTACCTTCAAATATGTATCCATTGGAAGAAAATCTGTATGGTATGATGACATATCTGAGGCTGATTGCTAGTAAGATTGAACAGCTTGAATCATGGTTTGTGTGTACGCCTTAAAAaatgaaacggagggagtatcaGAGTATAGTAATTCAGTTGGGAACTTTTACCTTCTTAATCTTAAATTTAATGATTATGAACATTCCTTCATAGCAATTGCCATTGTCCTACCATCCTTCCCTTATCTAGGATATCAAACCATCATGTCATGTTTCCATGCTGCATGCAGCGTTCTATAACCATCATTTACTATTTTAGCCTGATTGTAGGTCCTATATTTCTGCAAGAAAGTGCAATTATTGGGCAAGGTCACTTTACTATTTTACCGTTGTATTTCTGGACATGACTGGCCTAGTGATATTTACTTGTTGATAATCTATTTTGCTTGTGTAGGTGCTCATAGAAGAACACATGTGATGCCTAGAAGGAACCCTCCACCGCCTCCAAGAGAGCAATCTAATAGTTCTTTATCGCATGGAAGCTCAAGGGCAGGAGATGCACCTTTAGGTGCATTTTGGGTGACACAGCATGCGCAAGGTGCTCAAGCTGTGGATAATAGGAAACCTCTGTTTGACGAGGAGCCAATTAAGCTATCATTGTCATCAAAACAGAACCAAAGCAGGGTGGACACCAGCATCAGTATCCCTGGGGATAGGCATGGTCATTCTGTTCAATCGTCACGAACAAGTAAAGCACCAAGTAACTCTGTGCCCAATAATGGATTCACAGGTGTCTCCGACACAAATTTGTTCACGGAGACACAATGTTCTGTGCAAATTAAAGCACACCAACCTCAGCTCAAGCCAAAATGTGAAAAAGATCCATTCAGCAGCTTTGTTGCAGATTTTGATACACACAATCTCAACATTGCTGCTGGTAAGGCATTTGAACTTGAACTCAAAGTGTCCAGTCTGAAAGAGCAGTTGAAGAAAAccacattggagaaggatgAGATGACAGCCAAGTATGAAAAGCTATCTGCAATATGCCGATCGCAGCGTCAAGAGATCCAAGAGCTGAAGCGCGCTCTTGCTGAGACAACACCTCCGTCAAACAAAGTCAGCTCAAGGACACAAGACTCTGGATCTCAGGTGATTGCTCGACACCTATGTCTAATACAGCATATTTTTTAGTCCTGTGTAAGCATCTTACCTTGAGATTAATCCATGCAGCGAAAGGAGAAGGTTGAAGGAACGGTGTGGGAGCTTGAACAAGGAATGCTTGCAAGCAACTCTTCGTCAGCCGGATCTGATGCCAAAACATGGCAGGCATTCCCTGACACAAAGGCCCAGGCGCAGGCCCAGGCTCGACCAAAGGTCGATCATGCAACTAATGGGAGGCAAAACCTAACCAAGAACACAAACCCAGGTCCTTCCCCTGATGCATGGGGTTTTGGCACCAATAATTTCAGAACGTCAGCAGCAGCAGTAAGCACTGCTACTCAGATCAACAACAGGGCTGCTGGTCAAGGGAGCTCCACCCAGAGATTTAGTGCTGGAGTGGCGAAGAAAGTGGAGCAGCCATCTGGATGGGCTGGTTTTTAATGTCACAGCAACATGCGGTAACCATCATTCTTGTTTGAAATTTGCAAACTGCCCTACGCTGCTTGCCCTGCTCTTGCAGATGGACGAGCAAGCTGATGATTCTTTCCTGCTAAATGGCTTTGACATCGGTAATCTTGAGTGTGTTCATCGTTGGTTGAGCCAACTTAGACATTGATTCATGCGATCGTCTGACATTACCTTGTTAATAAGTAAATATTTACAGTGCTGTACGTATTTCTGTGTATGAAGTATGACCATGTAATGACTGACTGCTCTAGCAGTATCAATGCCAAGGTATAACGTTTCATGCGCTGCTCTTTCTGCCCCTCTTTCGAGCTGAAAGCCTGAAACGGGGAGCTACGGAGCAACTGTCGTATCTTATTTTCCGACGAAGGAAAGCTTAAGTCATTTCACAAGCATATCAAAAGGTCCTTTTTAATGGCTTTTCAAAtatgtttgaaaacttcaaagaTCAtttgatggatttttggagTGAAGTAAACGATACGTTTGGTTAGATACTCTTCTAACACTTTTTTTTTACCCAGGTAAACTAAATTGTGATACTACTTCTGTAGAAAAAAAATGTAACCTTAGGCAAAAAGCTCGTTTTCACCTCTACCTGCACGTTGACCCTCCTTTTTTAGACTTTGCATGTTTGCCCCTATTTTTTTAACCCGCGCCATCAATCTATCCCTATTCTGTGAAGGGAAGCTAACAGTGTTAATGGAAGGGTGAAAAGACATATATGCCCTTAGCATGGATGATCCCATAATCAACATGAATTAGCAAATCCGAGCTTATTTATGGAATATATGAAGCAAATAGCAATATATATTTTAAGTAAATGGTAGAATATGATATTTTGCAAGCATAACACAGTACGGATGAAATGTCCATGTTCTGATCACATTTAAGCAAATTTATTTATCATAGGAGACATCACATGTCCATAATGCAGTACAAGACCAGATCACGTCCAAGTCATACAACCTAAGCACATACATGTCCATGCTGATTTTAAGCACTCTAAATTAACTAATTACATTTGAGCACCTAAAATAAATGCAGTACATGCCAGATTACATTTGAGCACCCAAAATAAATGCAGTACATGCCCAGACCATTTTTGAGCACTCCAAAAATAATGCCGTACATGCTCAAATCACATTTGAGCACCAAAATAATGTCATTTCTAAGCATTGAAGTATGCAGCAAGTCTTGAAGCACCTCTTCCTCTACCCCTCCCAGTTGGTGGTCTTTCTCCTCCAATGTGACTTGTACTAGCACTTCAAAACAATGGAGTAAAAATGTATCAATAATTATGCAAATAATTATATAGATATGCAATTAGTACAATTTATAAGGAAAAAGAGTACAGATGCATCACTTACTTGCTTCCCTCTAATGCACTATCATTAGACAGGCGGCTCCTTTTCTGTCTTGCTGTTAAGCCTCCTTGGCACTTTTTGGCTGCATGGCCTAGTTCATAGTATTCAGGGCACCTCCTTTTCTTTGTACTATTAGGCTCATCTGATGCCTTGATCCTATATTTTCTTGGCCTCCCAGGCTTTCTTCTTAATATTAGCTTCTTGATTTTGTATCCTAGTTCAACACGTGGCCAAAATTGCTTGGATGTCATTGGATTGAACATACTAGGATATGCCTTTTTGAACCTGTCAACAGCGTACTCATGGACATAGTCATCCATGTGCACCTCCCTGCTAAGTTTTGCAATGATGGCTAAAGCATGTCTACAGGGTTTTCCACTCACTTGCCAAGCGAGCCGCATGTCTTCAACTCCAAGTTGACTGCATACCTAAAACGTGCTCCTGATTTGGTAGGTGCAGTTACTTCAGCTGTGCTATTTCCACAACTTAAAACTTTGCAGTCCTTGATAGCTTTGCTTTGAGCAGTAAGAGCCTCCAGAATAGATGGGATTATTTTTCCCTCCATTGACATAGCAATCCTATTTCTTATAAGAAAAGACAGAAATATCCACTTGCAGCCCTTATTAGCTCTCACACACTTGGCTCGAAAGCGCTTCTTGTCTTTCTTAACAGTACGGAAAGCATAAACATTCAAGATTGCTGGGTTAATGCTGATTTGCATTGTTTAACATAAGGGAACACCACACCAATATCTACACATGGATCATCAACGTCATAAGAAAAGACAGAAATATCATCCTCATCAACTATTTCGTCGTCAGGTTCATACTCAGGATCAGAGCAATTAGAGTTAGAAGATGCAGCTAAGTCAATGTCATAGCTGCTGTCACTTAGTGCAGCAAATGATCCATCACAGCAACTGcttcaactactcatctcgactacaaactagtcgagggcgtgcctcacagcaacgactacatcaactattcgtttcgacttgaaaactagtcgaaatcgactctgactagtcgagcttcatcaacaaaccgtcgcagctccatcaacaagCTCTACGGCTTCGTCAacattcatccacgaatcaagctaagtgacttataccttttctgacttgttcttcacaagatcggctacttatccgtgtacgtctctcgacgggcattgaaaccctccagagctacacttcgctgactacttatccgtgtatatctctcgatgggcatgaaaccctccaaagctacacttcaccgactacttatccgtgtacgactctccataggcattgaaaccctccagagctacacttcgtcgactaccttttgcgcactgcgcatcctctttgtcgcatgacgactactttctgctcgttgtctcctcttaacggtcactaatctactcgagtagcaaatggcttaatccgtgaaacctcgagtctccagtcatgacctaagcgacccgtcctgtatgagcgaaggctagagAGCTAAGCaacttgtacatgctatgggtgaaggctaaactgggaccggatgaacgtaaagggtggactactcgggagatttaagtggtctaaaaaagagctcgacacaataatttttacaccgaataaattttggtgtcttcgcattattactgagtactactcggtatcttcgtattatgctacataatgtatgcattatcttttttcagatcaagcttcagcaacaaccctccaggcagcacggcgtgccatcataGTTCCGCtggttcccaggctcgggggctgggcgatgcacactactcgacatggctccttcggctctcctggctcgtaagctcaggggctggatgccgcaaaactactcgaagacgactcatatgaagactgagagtgcagaagaaaccctaagtcaccgcgcggttaaataaaccagcgggaggctcaatttcactatgcagaaggcgaagagtttttcttgagatttcagagtaacaccaatgccacgattcttggatcctttttccgaacctaagggttttggatttaaggctcgggggttgcaggatacgtgtcatcgactatttatcttttgaatgtactcgaaggataagaaaagaagattcaaggctaatttgaccctcagcttgattcttcaattcaacctaaggctcgggagctactccatatagagtgcgattttccatcgtaCCCCATACAAaggaagacttgaagctattcggagcatgagcacctcatagcttcgatgcaaccaaggaaatACTCGAAAAAGaccttcaagacggagtttcagaagaagccgaagactacttcagaagtactcgaaatgcctgcagtactcggctatgaagagctcgggggtttgtcagggatagatcccctgggtaccgtaaggaagctacccgtgagaaAAAAGACGTccgattcctactaggattctactgtaatcctattagaactcataccttgtaatcctactagaactcctaccttgtaatcctactggGAACCCCGttccctgggatatataaaggagggcagggatacctagataggcagagaaccaacagagagcagccaatagGCAACTTAACActcaagcgcagggcgcaatatacaacaccccaaaacaggatgtcgggtattacgctactctagcggcctgaatctgtctaaatttgtgtcttgtatccttacgttcaccttcaagttccagatccggcgatctctcaccaaataatcacctaccttagggtatctctagataggccgatggtaaaaacaccgacaggtcaGAGCCAGCCCGTCGAAAAGACATGCGGTGTCCGCTAAGGATTTTCTCCAAAATTAGTACCacactgcttcccaaaccatgCAATAGCCAGTTTAAATATTCACCTCTCAGCGTCCGCATCAGCCGAGCATGGTTGCGGGTGCCTGTCGCTCCAGTTAGAGGAGGGCTAAAGAGTGGATAGAAGGGGATGTTATGCTTGACGGCCTATGTCAGAGCCAGCCCGCCGAAAAGGCATGTGGTGTCCGGCCCGGCATGTGGTTTCCGGCCCTCTGGGAGCGTGTCAGAAGAAGTGCAGCGCAGAAAGAGACCAGCTATTGTTGAGATCCTAGCACGGCCAAGTTGCAGTTGTGTGTTGGAGGTGCAACCCTGAAGCAAGGATGCCCTACCAGTTAGGAGGGCCCGggagggggcgggcggcgctatGGCCCGGGAGGCTGTCATAACCTACCCACTCTTTttgctcaaaaaaaaaaactaccCACTCTTTTGTTTCTCAGCTCCCGCTACCTTCTGAGCGGTGTGCTGCGAGTGGCTTGCTGTTGATTCCGCCTGCTAGGCCTTCCGTGAGCTGCATCCTCTGCCACTTCTTGACCAGCGGCTGAGCAAGCCTCTCTGGCTGATCATGGTTAATGTTTGACTcgtttccttcttctttccggACGGATGCTGGAGAGCTGTGGCTTCAGTTTGCTGTGttttgttttatgaagttgcaAGTGATTGGAGTTCAGAGACCACATGACTGTGAGCATATAGCTCACACGACCGACTACTCTGGCGGGATGGTTGGGCAAGGGACAAGGACATGAGCACGGAGTGTGCGATGCCAGTTGACTCACGATTTGCTTTCGGTGCTTAGGTTTGGACAGCACCCGTTGTGTAGGTACACCATGGGGCATGCCAATTGCCAAGCGGTGTCGTGGGGAAGAGGCCCCCATGACCCGGGCCAACATGAAGTGTGACTGTGTGAGGGCCAGGCTTGTTCAGCCGGGCAGCTGTGCCGTCAGATACACTCCAGAGCCGGATGATGAGTCGTTGTTCTCCTGATTTTGTCCACACCGAAAACAAGGCGCCGCCCACCTAAAGATGAGGACTGGGAAGCATGGGCTGAAGGTTCCGAGATCAGATGGCATTATAACAACGTCATGAATCAGAATAATTATGACGAAAACTGTAATGTAGGGAACTGGAAGCAACAACAGCGAAATGAACATAAGCTGTCGAGCAAGTTGTCTAGGCCGCTAGACAAGCTTAATCCTGTCGCCCAGAAACAATGTTCTCAGCTCTCAGCACTGAATGTTCTGAGCTCGTGGCATTGTCCCTTGCCAACCTGACTTAGCTTGATTGCTGCCCTTGAACCGCAAGCCCTTCTCTTGGTTCTCAGCTCTCACCTATAAATCCATCAGCTTAGCACAGACTTCATCAGTTCATCAGCAACCTAAGCATTACATCTAGCAGCTGACTACCACCTGATACGGAAGGTCCTCTGGATATTCAGCCATGATCAGTGCCAAGAGACTTGTGCAAATGGCGAAGAAGTGGTAGCGGATGGCCGCTTTGGCGAGGAAGCGGCTCACCCACCTGGGCGCCGGCGAAAGAAGCCCAAGGATTGTTAGCAAATAATGCGAAAACAAGATCGAACACGAGATACGATGTGGCACGTCGACGTCCGTGGCCGGCAGGGGCCGCTGCGTCGTGTACTCGGCCGATGGGCAGCGATTCGAGGTCCCGCTGGCGTACCTCGGCACGGTGGTCTTCGGCGAGCTCTGCAAAATCAACATATGAAGGACTATTCATTTGTGCCACTCGGTTCAAACCATTGAAGCGGATCTGGAAAACCTAGGCTCCTGGTAAATGAGTTTTTCGTGTGGCTGGTTGCGCGTGATAAATGCTGGACGGCCATTCAACTTGCTAGGCAAGGACTGTCACACCCTGAACGATGCCCGCTCTACGATCAAGCTGAGGAGACGATTAATCACCTGCTGGTTGTTTGTGTAATTGCGTCTTCGCTAGGCAAGTATGGTTCAACATCCTACAGAAGTTTCAACTTGCAGGCTCTTTGTCCGCAGTCTGAGGACCTATCCTTTGATGATTGGTGAGCAAGAGCAGCTGATGGAGTGGATGGTCAGGTGCAAAACGGTCTCAACTCTATCATTGCCTTAGGCTTACTCCAACTGAGTAGGCAAAAAACTGAGACCCATTTTGCTGTATAGGTCTCGTGGCCAGGAGATGGGCGACGGGCACCTGGGTAGGCAAAAACCCGAGCAGGTAAAAAGCGTAGTG
Coding sequences within it:
- the LOC112884805 gene encoding serine/threonine-protein kinase ppk30; protein product: MWRLNPFGGKPQSGLEGRTIDVGNVKITVRNAIAQGGFSCVYLACDTVHPSKSYAMKHIICNDTESLDLVMKEIQVMNLLKGHPNVVTLVAHDVFDMGRTKEALLVMEFCEKSLVSAMESRGSGYYEEKKALLIFRDVCNAVFAMHGQSPPIAHRDLKAENVLLGFDGAWKICDFGSTSTNHKCFNKPEEMGIEEDIIRKHTTPAYRAPEMWDLYRREVISEKVDIWALGCLLYRICYFKSAFDGESKLQILNGNYRIPEQPKYSTDVTGLIKDMLEASPNARPDIMQVWFRVNELLPLELQKRLPDGPSSAISMSLQDEGAHRRTHVMPRRNPPPPPREQSNSSLSHGSSRAGDAPLGAFWVTQHAQGAQAVDNRKPLFDEEPIKLSLSSKQNQSRVDTSISIPGDRHGHSVQSSRTSKAPSNSVPNNGFTGVSDTNLFTETQCSVQIKAHQPQLKPKCEKDPFSSFVADFDTHNLNIAAGKAFELELKVSSLKEQLKKTTLEKDEMTAKYEKLSAICRSQRQEIQELKRALAETTPPSNKVSSRTQDSGSQRKEKVEGTVWELEQGMLASNSSSAGSDAKTWQAFPDTKAQAQAQARPKVDHATNGRQNLTKNTNPGPSPDAWGFGTNNFRTSAAAVSTATQINNRAAGQGSSTQRFSAGVAKKVEQPSGWAGF
- the LOC112902316 gene encoding uncharacterized protein LOC112902316 — protein: MRLAWQVSGKPCRHALAIIAKLSREVHMDDYVHEYAVDRFKKAYPSMFNPMTSKQFWPRVELGYKIKKLILRRKPGRPRKYRIKASDEPNSTKKRRCPEYYELGHAAKKCQGGLTARQKRSRLSNDSALEGSNASTSHIGGERPPTGRGRGRGASRLAAYFNA